A single window of Streptomyces aquilus DNA harbors:
- a CDS encoding CGNR zinc finger domain-containing protein, which translates to MQYGDYVGNVTRLAVELANTRSLDQHGQFVGQFFEEHEITPPPDGDYGELPDLVREALAQAVDGTAPEAVHRLLRDYPPEMHLSDHDGLGGWHVHFSRNGTPAQRWAGQLIAAQLALVVAGEPAVTLGRCAAEGCGNYFVDQSRNRTRRFCSNACASRTTVAAYRARTAKKS; encoded by the coding sequence CCAACACGAGGTCTCTCGACCAACACGGCCAGTTCGTCGGCCAGTTCTTCGAGGAACACGAGATCACTCCGCCGCCGGACGGCGACTACGGCGAGCTGCCGGACCTCGTGCGAGAGGCCTTGGCGCAGGCGGTCGACGGCACCGCACCCGAGGCCGTGCACCGGCTGCTGCGTGACTACCCGCCGGAGATGCATCTGTCCGACCATGACGGACTCGGCGGCTGGCACGTCCACTTCAGCCGCAACGGCACTCCGGCCCAGCGCTGGGCCGGCCAGCTGATCGCCGCCCAGCTCGCGCTGGTCGTGGCCGGGGAGCCGGCCGTGACGCTGGGGCGGTGCGCGGCGGAAGGCTGCGGCAACTACTTCGTGGACCAGTCACGGAACCGGACACGTCGCTTCTGCTCCAACGCCTGCGCGAGCCGGACGACGGTCGCGGCGTACCGGGCCCGGACGGCGAAGAAGTCCTGA